The DNA segment ACCTGAGCATCGATTCGCCCTACAACACCTATCGTTTTGTGGGGCTTCCCCAGCACCCCATCTGCGTCCCATCCTCCTCCGCCTGGGATGCTGCACTTGGCTCCGAGGAGAACCCGTATTATTATTATGTTGCCCGGAAGAACGGGTACCATTATTTTTCATCGACCTACGAGGGGCATCTCCAAAACATCAAGAAGGCCCGCTCCGAATAGGCGTCGGCGGAGATCGAAATGGAGGCGCTACCGAATTTGAATTGGGAAGGCAGGACTTCGCAATGCCCATAATACGCGACGGCGGCAATACATCCCGAAGACCCAGGCGCAGTGCGGCGACACCGCACCCTGCCCGGAGAAGCTGGTTCGAGCTGGTCCTTTTCTTTTTTGCGGCCGCTGGAATGTACCTGATCGCGGCCCTTTTCGACAGTGCCTGGACGGGGGCGTCGGGACGCCAGATAGGGGCATATCTGCGCGCCGCCTGGGGCGGGGCGCTTCTTGTCCCGCTGTTGTTCTGGCTGTACCTTTGCTTCGCCTGGTTCATCCGCCTCCGGATACCCCGGCCTCTGGGACAGATCCTGGGGACGTTTCAGCTCTACCTCTCCATTGCTTTCATGCTGGGCTTGTTTCGGAGGGTCGGATGGAATTCGAGCTGGATCCTGGCCGAACCGGGGCGTGTGGGGGACGGCCTGGCGCATTTCTTCGTCCTGAATCTGGGGGTCTTGGGGACGGTCTTGGTGTCCTTCGCCTCCCTCTTTCTGTCCGGTCTGTTCTTCGGATCGCGTTTTCTCTCGCTTTTGTCGCTCTTGCCCGCAGCCCATCCGTCGAATAAAGAGGGTCTGAGGCACCCCTCGGCGTCGGAGCCCGAGGGGGAGGGACGGAAGGAACCCTGGGAGCCCCGTTCCGCCAGGCGCAGGGAGGAGGGTAGGAGCGCGCGCCTTGTGAGGAATTCTTCGCCGGGAGGCGTTCCCTTCGATCCCCTCCGGCCCGTGGGGACGCTGATCGCGTTCGACCGGGCGGAGGAATCCGAAACTGACGAACCTTTGGACAGACGGGATCCGGAGCCCGGAGAGGAAGTGGAGGTGCCCTTCCCAGCCGAGGGGGTGCCCGTTTCCTCCGATGTGGAGGAACGGCCGGAGTCCGATGCTCCTCGTCCCGAGCCCTCGCCTGAGGCCCCAGCTGGACCGGAGCTGCACCGCGCCGATGGAGCGGGCGAGTCGGATGAGGGCGAGTCGGATGAGGCTGGTGAGGTTGGCGGGGCCAAAGAACCGTTGTCCGCTGTCGGTTTCGATGACGCCGGGGCTGTCGTGAAAGTGCCGATGGAAGCTCTGACTGAAGTGCCGACGGAAGCGTCGACGGATGTGACTCAGCAGACGGCGGTCGAGATCCTGGATCAGCTGCTGGAGTCCCTCGAGTCCGGGGAATTCGACGTCCCCCTCCCCCCCAGACGGGAGATCAGGGCCGAGGAACGTCCGTCTATACATCGTCCTCCGTTGGAGGAGCTGATGGACCTTCCCATCCCTCTGCCCTCGAAGTCCGAGGAGGAGGAAAAAAGGGAAAAAATGGGGAAAACGGCTGGGGAGGCCGCTGAGCCTCCCCAGGATAAGGCGGTGGAGGAGGGGCATGGGATCATCGAGGTGACCAGTACCCCTAAGGTCGGGCCCGAGGAGCGTACGCGGGAGATCCGCGAACGGCTCGTCCTTCCTTCGGGTACGCCGCACGCGGATG comes from the uncultured Fretibacterium sp. genome and includes:
- a CDS encoding DNA translocase FtsK, which encodes MPIIRDGGNTSRRPRRSAATPHPARRSWFELVLFFFAAAGMYLIAALFDSAWTGASGRQIGAYLRAAWGGALLVPLLFWLYLCFAWFIRLRIPRPLGQILGTFQLYLSIAFMLGLFRRVGWNSSWILAEPGRVGDGLAHFFVLNLGVLGTVLVSFASLFLSGLFFGSRFLSLLSLLPAAHPSNKEGLRHPSASEPEGEGRKEPWEPRSARRREEGRSARLVRNSSPGGVPFDPLRPVGTLIAFDRAEESETDEPLDRRDPEPGEEVEVPFPAEGVPVSSDVEERPESDAPRPEPSPEAPAGPELHRADGAGESDEGESDEAGEVGGAKEPLSAVGFDDAGAVVKVPMEALTEVPTEASTDVTQQTAVEILDQLLESLESGEFDVPLPPRREIRAEERPSIHRPPLEELMDLPIPLPSKSEEEEKREKMGKTAGEAAEPPQDKAVEEGHGIIEVTSTPKVGPEERTREIRERLVLPSGTPHADAEGTGDGRDTAVQELFPDVVLPEDEDGRRLRLGVFPPPLDLLGPPVQDRDQDDALELANKQAEVIVDTLQNFGVKATVAHIVVGPSVI